In Streptomyces sp. P9-A4, the genomic window GTCGAGGTCGGGCAGTCCGACGGGGGCGGTCTTCCCGCCCTGGGCGAGCGGGAGCTGTCCGCCGTGGGAGGCGGCTCCCCGGTGGACGCGCCGGAGTTCGGTCAGATGGAGGAGGAGGTCGCGGCGGTTGGCGCCGAAGGCGTCGAGCGCGCCGACCTGGGCGAGCCGTTCGGCGACGGGGGTGCGGGGGCGGGCCCGTTCCCAGAAGTCGAGGAGGGAGGTGTAGGGCTGTCCGGCCTCGATGCGGGCGCTCTCGGTCTCGCCGATGCCGTGGACGTCGGTCAGGCCGAGCCGGAGTCCCCACACCGCAGGGTTCTCGGACACCAGTTCGATACGGTGGGCGACCGCCGACCGGTTCACATCGAGCGGCAGCACCGGCACCCCGCGCCGCCGCGCGTCCGCGAGCAGCAGCCGCTTGGGGTACATGCCGGGGTCGTGGGTGAGCAGCCCGGCGTAGAAGGCGGCCGGGTGGTGGGCCTTGAGCCAGGCCGACTGGTACGTCGGTACGGCGAAGGCCACCGCGTGCGCCTTGCAGAAGCCGTACGAGCCGAAGGCCGCCACGATCTCCCAGGTGCGGGCGACGACCTCGTCCCCGTACCCGCGCTCCGAGGCCCGCCGGGTGAACCAGAGCTCGATCCGGCCCTGTGACCCGGCGTCCGAGAGTCCGCGCCTGACCTGGTCGGCCTCGGCCCGGTCGCAGCCGGTCATGATCCGTACGATCTCGATGATCTGCTCGTGGAAGACGACCACGCCGTACGTCTCCCGCAGCGTCTCCGCCAGGTCGGGGTGCGGGAAGCGGACGGGCGCGCGGCCGTGCCGGGCCTCGATGAAGGGGCGGACCATGTCGGCGGCGACCGGGCCCGGCCGGAAGAGCGAGATGTCGACGACGAGGTCGTGGAAGGTCGCGGGCTGGAGCCTGCCGACCAGGTCGCGCTGGCCGGGCGACTCGATCTGGAAGCAGCCGAGGGTCTCGGTGGAGCGGATGAGGCGGTATGTCTCGGGGTCGCCCTCCGGGACCGCGTCGATGTCCGGGCGGGTGCCGGTGGCCCGCTCGACCTCGGCGACGGCGTGGGCCATCGCGGACTGCATCCGCACCCCGAGGACGTCGAGCTTGAGCAGCCCGAGGTCCTCCACGTCCTCCTTGTCGAACTGGGACATGGGGAACCCTTCGCCGCTGGTGGGGACGACGGGGGTACGGGTGAGCAGCGAGGCGTCCGAGAGCAGGACCCCGCAGGGGTGCATGGCGGTGCCCCGGGGCAGCGCGTCGAGGGCCTCGACCAGCTCCCAGAGCTTTCCGTACTTCTGCTTCTCGCCCGCGAGTGCGCGCAGTTCGGGCAGTTCGTCGAGGGCGGCGAGCGCATCCCGGGCGCGGATGTGCGGGAAGGCCTTGGCGATCCGGTCGGTCTCGGCGGGGTCCATGGAGAGGGCGGCGCCCACGTCGCGTACGGCGTGCCGGACCCGGTAGGTCTCGGGCATGGCGACGGTGGCGACGCGGGCGGTGCCGAAGCGGTCGATGATCGCCCGGTAGACCTCCAGGCGGCGGGCGGACTCCACGTCGATGTCGATGTCGGGCAGGGCGGTGCGGCGCTTGGAGAGGAAGCGTTCCATCAGCAGGCCGTGCTCGACCGGGTCGGCGTGCGCGATGCCGAGGAGGTGGTTGACGAGGGAGCCGGCGCCGGAGCCGCGGGCGGCGACCCGGATGCCCATGCCCCGCACGTCGTCGACGACCTGGGCGACCGTCAGGAAGTAGGTGGCGAACTGGTGGTGGGCGATGATGTCCAGCTCGCGGTGCATCCGGTCCCAGTAGGCACCCCGTTTCTCGTACCCCTTCAGGACCATGCCGGCGGCGGCCCGGGAGGCGAGGACGCGCTGTGCGGTGCGGTGTCCGGCGCCGACGAGGCGCGCTTCGGGGAAGTGCGCGGAGCCGATGCCGAGGTCGTCCTCGGGGTCGACCAGGCAGGCGGCGGCGACCGC contains:
- a CDS encoding DNA polymerase III subunit alpha, with protein sequence MPGFTHLHTASGYSLRYGASHPERLAARAAARGLDALALTDRDTLAGTIRFAKACEKEGVRPLFGVDLAYEPAARGPAGGPQDVRRAPVRGGAFIDESAPRAVFLARSRTGWASLCAMVTAAHAGGGGRPLLPWSALHGDVFVLLGPASDIGRALAAGRPDRAARLLAPWRERYGDALRLMAVDHGRTGTGPGSLRLAARTVGFAAEQGIRPVLGNAVRYADPGQGPVADVLDSARRLVPVDPRKELDSGEAWLKGLEGTRGPKGSGGSEGAEGMRAAAERTVEAAGFRRDTAHRLLEQTEAVAAACLVDPEDDLGIGSAHFPEARLVGAGHRTAQRVLASRAAAGMVLKGYEKRGAYWDRMHRELDIIAHHQFATYFLTVAQVVDDVRGMGIRVAARGSGAGSLVNHLLGIAHADPVEHGLLMERFLSKRRTALPDIDIDVESARRLEVYRAIIDRFGTARVATVAMPETYRVRHAVRDVGAALSMDPAETDRIAKAFPHIRARDALAALDELPELRALAGEKQKYGKLWELVEALDALPRGTAMHPCGVLLSDASLLTRTPVVPTSGEGFPMSQFDKEDVEDLGLLKLDVLGVRMQSAMAHAVAEVERATGTRPDIDAVPEGDPETYRLIRSTETLGCFQIESPGQRDLVGRLQPATFHDLVVDISLFRPGPVAADMVRPFIEARHGRAPVRFPHPDLAETLRETYGVVVFHEQIIEIVRIMTGCDRAEADQVRRGLSDAGSQGRIELWFTRRASERGYGDEVVARTWEIVAAFGSYGFCKAHAVAFAVPTYQSAWLKAHHPAAFYAGLLTHDPGMYPKRLLLADARRRGVPVLPLDVNRSAVAHRIELVSENPAVWGLRLGLTDVHGIGETESARIEAGQPYTSLLDFWERARPRTPVAERLAQVGALDAFGANRRDLLLHLTELRRVHRGAASHGGQLPLAQGGKTAPVGLPDLDETERLSAELGILGMDASRHLMDDHHAFLRELGVVSAQRLRETPHGRTVLVAGAKAATQTPPIRSGKRVIFTTLDDGTGLVDLAFFDDAHERCAHTVFHSWLLLVRGVVQRRGPRSVSVVGAAAWNLADLVELRASGGLGAVGDLLAEPAPEPAGSASTESATAGGKGDSGRRITLSTGYEMNPWADLKPAGEGVPKGMPGGRKLWHSSPGSAG